One part of the Amaranthus tricolor cultivar Red isolate AtriRed21 chromosome 16, ASM2621246v1, whole genome shotgun sequence genome encodes these proteins:
- the LOC130802663 gene encoding dolichyl-diphosphooligosaccharide--protein glycosyltransferase subunit 1B — protein MAMAMELKFGNVLSISAIIFLCFLGSFCSANDQNLRITNAERRIDLSSHIIKVFLTLKVENKGMSPISEVIVAFTPVEVDHLALLKAVLPGGKKKKKTYTSLDINPKLPDGPNGTKYFSITLLKPLKSGEVVTLEVLYILTRSIEPFPTEISQSESQLVYYRDSAIILSPYHIEQQTTFIRTPSTKVESYTNVEPTNRAGVELKYGPYVDQPAHTFSPIIVHFENNNPFVVVDELVREIEISHWGSIQVTEHYKLAHAGARLKGSFSRVDYQSRPSVSGVASFKQLLARLPPRVYSVYYRDDIGNISSSHLRLDSKKSDLEIEPRYPLFGGWKASFIIGYRVPLEDFLYESTDGKQRYLNFSFGCPMAETVVNKLTIKVALPEGSKNPSVSAPFTLEQHLETTYSYLDVFGRTVVVLNKMNVVPEHNSPFQVYYDFKPAFMLVEPLILVSVFFLFFLACVAYLHVDISIMKYKTS, from the exons ATGGCCATGGCGATGGAACTCAAATTCGGGAATGTCTTATCGATTTCTGCCATAATTTTTCTCTGTTTTCTTGGATCCTTCTGTTCGGCAAACGATCAAAACCTTCGAATCACAAATGCAGAACGCAGA ATCGATTTGAGTTCTCACATCATCaaagttttcctcactttgaag GTTGAAAATAAAGGAATGTCTCCCATATCAGAAGTCATTGTTGCTTTTACTCCAGTTGAAGTTGATCATCTAGCATTGCTTAAAGCCGTTTTACCAGGGggtaagaaaaagaagaaaacttaCACTTCTCTTGATATCAATCCTAAGCTACCTGATGGGCCAAATGGGACAAAATACTTCTCCATTACTTTGCTCAAACCCTTAAAGTCAGGTGAAGTTGTAACCCTTGAAGTCCTCTACATACTAACACGATCTATAGAACCATTCCCAACAGAAATAAGCCAATCGGAATCTCAGTTAGTTTATTACCGTGACAGTGCTATCATACTGTCCCCATATCATATAGAACAGCAGACAACTTTTATAAGGACTCCAAGTACTAAAGTGGAATCATACACAAATGTGGAGCCTACCAACCGTGCTGGTGTTGAATTAAAATATGGACCGTATGTTGATCAGCCTGCACACACATTTTCTCCCATTATTGTGcactttgaaaataataatccatTTGTTGTTGTTGACGAGCTTGTACGAGAGATTGAAATCTCACATTGGGGCAGTATACAAGTTACTGAGCATTACAAATTGGCTCATGCTGGTGCTCGTTTAAAAGGTTCATTTTCCAG GGTGGATTATCAGTCTAGGCCTTCCGTAAGTGGTGTAGCTTCATTTAAGCAACTTCTTGCAAGGCTACCTCCTAGAGTTTACTCAGTTTACTACAGAGATGATATAGGAAATATCTCATCATCGCACTTGCGCTTGGACTCGAAGAAG TCAGATCTCGAAATAGAGCCTCGTTATCCTCTATTTGGCGGTTGGAAAGCATCTTTTATCATTGGATATAGAGTTCCTTTGGAGGATTTCCTATATGAGTCCACTGATGGCAAACAACGGTATCTGAACTTCTCTTTTGGATGCCCTATGGCAGAGACTGTTGTGAATAAGCTAACTATCAAG GTAGCTCTGCCTGAGGGATCAAAGAATCCTTCAGTTTCGGCACCGTTTACACTGGAACAGCATTTGGAG ACCACTTATTCATATCTTGATGTCTTTGGAAGAACTGTTGTGGTTTTGAACAAGATGAATGTGGTGCCAGAGCACAATTCCCCCTTTCAG
- the LOC130802524 gene encoding serine/threonine-protein phosphatase 7 long form homolog: MIFYCKEAFLEAVRVYHIHRNFISKYNGKHGNCVLGSDTVLVGHILLTSSIINHMVKDRFEIEVTYKLAWCAKQQAPWSIYGTWEDSYSLLPRFLKDGDKGIFPSALASRDAHLSSAFEVRPPNDAVRGSDLKCTCLARTFLDLPEGADEGTIERYAKAYLLYLIGTVLFTNKTSSQVQILYLTLLDAPWKRIAGYSWGSGALAYLYRRLCAASRKNLWAYEHILSVVAPPPTPDQDFPYGSRWSFARRTRTHIGSSVGFYWDQLDHLRADQFCWNPYPVETYVALPQHSGIQTWVWRAFVPRICFNIVEVHLLECVMLQFGMVLGIPPPCDTKVELHLTSRKGQSPKD; this comes from the exons ATGATATTTTATTGTAAGGAAGCTTTCTTGGAAGCTGTTAGAGTCTATCATATTCATAGGAAT TTTATTTCAAAGTACAATGGAAAGCATGGGAATTGTGTgttgggtagtgacactgtaTTAGTTGGACATATTCTCTTGACGTCCTCTATCATCAACCAT ATGGTGAAAGATCGATTTGAGATAGAGGTCACTTACAAGCTAGCATGGTGTGCTAAGCAACAAGCCCCATGGTCAATTTATGGTACATGGGAGGATTCATATTCTCTTCTTCCACGCTTTTTGAAA GATGGTGATAAGGGTATCTTTCCATCTGCGCTGGCGTCAAGAGACGCACACCTTTCATCTGCCTTTGA GGTGCGACCCCCTAATGACGCAGTTCGAGGGAGCGATTTGAAGTGCACCTGCCTGGCACGTACATTCTTGGACCTGCCTGAGGGTGCTGATGAGGGCACTATTGAGAGATATGCAAAGGCGTATCTCTTGTATTTGATTGGTACTGTCTTGTTTACCAACAAGACTAGTAGTCAAGTACAAATTTTGTACTTGACGCTACTTGATGCGCCATGGAAGCGTATTGCAGGGTACAGTTGGGGGTCTGGTGCCCTTGCTTATCTATACAGGAGGCTATGCGCTGCCTCAAGGAAGAAT CTTTGGGCGTATGAGCATATTCTTAGTGTTGTTGCTCCACCACCTACTCCTGACCAAGATTTCCCGTACGGATCAAGATGGTCTTTTGCCCGGCGCACTAGGACTCATATTGGATCAAGCGTCGGTTTCTATTGGGATCAGTTGGATCATTTACGCGCTGACCAG TTTTGTTGGAACCCATATCCTGTTGAGACATATGTTGCCTTGCCTCAACACTCGGGGATACAGACTTGGGTGTGGAGAGCTTTTGTGCCACGGATATGCTTcaacattgtcgaagtacatctactcGAGTGCGTAATGCTCCAATTCGGGATGGTACTAGGCATCCCACCACCTTGCGACACTAAGGTAGAGTTGCACCTCACATCTCGTAAAGGTCAATCTCCTAAGGATTGA
- the LOC130802664 gene encoding mRNA-decapping enzyme subunit 2-like produces the protein MMSGLHRCSSAPLKNGLPPQELLDDLCSRFVLNVPKEDQQSFERILFLVEYAHWFYEDNTVEKNPSLKSFSLKEFTSLMFNSCEVLKPYVPHIDDIFKDFKSYKVRVPVTGAIILDQTYERCILVKGWKGTSWSFPRGKKSKDEEDHACAVREVLEETGFDVSGLLSKEEYIEVIFGQQRVRLYIIAGVTDDTAFAPLTKKEISEIAWQRLNDLQPASDDVISHSVTGLKLYMVAPFLKSLKSWISKHAPPVASKSDSSHRGFSVWKAKNSSLGSSSTSVDNQHTKPISDPHVAETGPSPVDETGPGKSFRNFSFNTGSIIQAMESAFSS, from the exons ATGATGTCAGGGCTTCATAGATGTTCAAGTGCTCCATTGAAGAACGGCCTTCCTCCTCAAGAGCTTCTCGATGATCTCTGCag TCGCTTTGTCTTGAATGTTCCAAAGGAAGATCAACAATCATTTGAGAGAATCTTGTTTTTGGTTGAGTACGCGCATTGGTTCTATGAGGATAATACAGTTGAGAAGAATCCATCTTTGAAATCGTTTTCCCTTAAGGAATTTACTTCTTTAA TGTTTAACAGTTGCGAGGTATTGAAACCCTATGTTCCACACATTGATGATATATTCAAGGACTTCAAGTCATACAAAGTTCGGGTTCCCGTCACTGGAGCAATCATTTTGGACCAAACTTATGAAAGG TGCATTTTGGTTAAAGGGTGGAAAGGAACCAGCTGGAGTTTTCCACGAGGAAAAAAGAGTAAGGATGAGGAGGATCATGCATGTGCCGTGAGAGAA GTTCTGGAGGAAACGGGATTTGATGTGTCTGGACTTCTTTCCAAAGAAGAGTACATTGAAGTGATATTTGGGCAGCAGCGTGTGCGCCTTTATATAATTGCTGGTGTTACTGATGACACTGCCTTTGCTCCTCTTACTAAAAAGGAGATCAGT GAAATTGCTTGGCAACGACTGAATGATCTCCAGCCTGCAAGTGATGATGTGATATCACATAGTGTCACGGGACTTAAGCTTTACATGGTTGCTCCATTTTTGaa GTCATTAAAATCATGGATTTCAAAACATGCTCCTCCTGTTGCTTCAAAATCGGACTCTTCTCATAGAG GCTTCAGTGTTTGGAAGGCAAAAAATAGTTCTTTGGGAAGCAGCTCAACCTCGGTTGACAACCAGCATACGAAGCCTATATCCGATCCTCATGTTGCTGAAACTGGTCCCAGTCCTGTTGATGAAACTGGCCCTGGCAAAAGCTTTAGAAACTTCAGTTTTAATACGGGATCGATCATACAAGCCATGGAATCAGCATTTTCTTCTTGA
- the LOC130802525 gene encoding uncharacterized protein LOC130802525, whose translation MAEVQIQEEEFINPDIEVFISYFENLNIDSEYDIYDEYTSENYGNIDVSLSVEEPISHIQSLTQEETETEPNQQQTLRQQPVGSKRELPVQTRKLIVQQLTTLSKEPDRRLPRGTIKTIALQHNTSRWTIARLWESAKTSMQNGIVIDVNSRKRRRVGRKPRVFDMNLLNAVPIEKRTTIRAMASALGIGHSQVYRMMKSGNIRAHTNSIKPKLSHDHKMRRINFILSQIIPPTIENIPKFGLMYNVVHIDEKWFYMSRATQRYYLFPWEEEEPYRCVQNKNFIGKVMFIAAVARPHINSAGEVLWDGKIGIFPFTETYYAMRRLENRPTGTAQLRAITRVTRDVLRDKLITEVLPAIRSKWPANGVKDIWIQKDNAKPHILINDHAFNEEAKKDGFNIRLVCQPASSPDMNILDLGLFSALQSIQFKSFPKDLNDLIKAVNDAYDTFEPKLLNYTWIQYQLCMIEVLKAKGGNNYKNPHIGKQRLDRLGLLPRQLEIPQELIDAARQFLAHGIINLNDLPQDD comes from the coding sequence ATGGCTGAGGTTCAAATTCAAGAAGAGGAATTCATTAATCCTGATATTGAGGTATTTATTTCTTACTTTGAAAACCTTAATATAGATTCTGAATATGACATTTATGATGAGTACACAAGTGAGAATTATGGAAATATAGATGTCAGTTTGAGTGTAGAGGAACCCATAAGCCATATTCAATCATTAACACAGGAGGAAACAGAAACTGAACCGAACCAACAACAAACATTAAGACAGCAACCAGTAGGTAGTAAGAGGGAACTACCAGTTCAGACCAGAAAGTTAATTGTACAACAGTTAACTACTTTGTCTAAAGAACCAGATAGACGTTTGCCACGGGGTACAATTAAAACAATtgcattgcaacataacacatctAGGTGGACAATAGCAAGGCTGTGGGAATCAGCCAAAACATCAATGCAAAATGGCATTGTAATTGATGTTAATAGTAGAAAAAGGAGAAGAGTTGGTAGGAAACCAAGAGTGTTTGACATGAATTTGCTTAATGCTGTACCAATTGAAAAGAGGACCACAATTAGAGCAATGGCCTCTGCGTTAGGCATTGGTCATTCACAAGTTTATAGAATGATGAAATCCGGTAATATTAGAGCACACACAAATTCAATTAAACCAAAACTTTCACATGACCACAAAATGAGAAGAATCAACTTCattttatcccaaataataccaCCCACTATAGAAAATATACCAAAATTCGGACTTATGTATAATGTCGtgcacatagatgaaaaatggTTCTACATGAGTAGGGCAACACAAAGGTATTATTTATTCCCTTGGGAAGAGGAGGAACCATATAGATgtgtgcaaaataaaaatttcataggCAAAGTGATGTTTATCGCAGCTGTTGCAAGACCTCACATTAATTCAGCTGGTGAAGTGTTGTGGGATGGCAAAATAGGAATTTTTCCGTTTACAGAAACTTATTATGCAATGAGGAGGTTAGAAAACAGACCAACGGGTACAGCACAATTACGAGCAATAACAAGAGTTACACGCGACGTTCTACGAGACAAACTAATCACTGAAGTCCTACCAGCAATAAGATCAAAATGGCCAGCAAATGGGGTGAAAGATATTTGGATTCAAAAAGATAACGCCAAGCcgcatattttaataaatgatcATGCATTCAATGAAGAAGCCAAGAAAGACGGATTTAACATTAGACTAGTTTGTCAACCGGCATCTAGTCCAGATATGAACATCTTGGACTTGGGATTGTTTAGTGCTCTGcaatcaattcaattcaagtCATTTCCCAAAGACCTCAATGATCTGATAAAGGCGGTCAATGATGCGTACGACACTTTTGAACCAAAGCTTTTAAACTACACTTGGATACAATATCAACTATGCATGATAGAGGTACTAAAAGCTAAAGGCGGTAATAACTATAAGAATCCACACATCGGAAAACAGAGACTGGACAGACTGGGTCTGTTGCCCAGGCAATTAGAAATTCCCCAAGAACTAATTGATGCAGCACGCCAATTTTTAGCTCATGGTATAATTAATCTCAATGATCTTCCGCaagatgattga